The DNA sequence GCCTTGTAGGAATGTCAACTCTTGGAACTCGATGATTACTGGGTATGCTCAGGCTGGGATGGTCGAACGGGCAAGGTGGATCTTTGATACAATGCCACAAAGGGATTCAGTCTCATGGGCTGCCATGATTGCTGGTTATTCTCACGAGGGGTCCAGTGAGGAAGCTCTGCAGCTGTTCATAGAGATGGGTAGGTATGGTGAGAGAATAAATAGGTCGTCATTTACATGTGTGTTGAGCACATGTGCTGACATTTCGATGTTGGAGTGTGGCAAACAAGTGCATGGGAGGCTTGTTAAGGCTGGATATCGAATGGGCTGCTTTGTTGGAAATGCCCTCCTTGCAATGTATTGCAAATGTGGGAGCATAGATGAGGCCTACGAGGCATTTGAGGAGATGACAGAGAAGGATGTGGTTTCATGGAACACTATGATTGCTGGTTATGCTCGACATGGGTATGGAAAGGAGGCATTAAAAGTCTTCAATTTGATGAGAATGACAGATACAAGACCAGATGATGTGACCATGGTAAGTGGTTTTGTGGTTAATATACTGCAGGCTCTTTTGCACTATACCAGTAGAGTTACCTATTTTGCCTGGCTGACACGAGCCAAAACCCTAAACTAACTAGTCACTGAAAACAGGAATTAGAGATCATGAAAGGAAAGTAATGTacttgatgatgcaaggatgaATCATCTGATCaaataaaagatattaaaatGTAGTGGACATCACCAGTAATAGTAGTATTAAATCAAACTATGATAATAGATGAAGTCAACATACAGTTACCATATAACTTTAATTGTCTTAATCTTTTTTGTCTAGGAACCACATGAGTAGTAAGCATCAACTGCTGGCTATTTGAAGATCCTTTTCCATTTCTTACTCAGTTCTTTTTTCATACTTGATATTAGCTGTAGATGACTATATTATTATTGCTACTATTATTTTTGCAGCTGTACCTATGCAGCCATCTTATTCTTTCTTTTAGTATATGTTAAACCTTCTGAATCACTAGTCGCCTTATAACAGTAGTATATCCAATATACAAATTACATTTGCCTTTTTGGAATTGTCTGATTGTAAAAGATtcatttgtgttgaaaatttttatcttaCAAAGTTTAATTTTAATGCACAATCTTCCATTTCGCTCACTAGATCTTGAGGTGCATTCTGTTGGTATGTAACTGGGCTTCTTATCAAGCACACATTTTCTGTGCTGAAATGACCTCCCTAAGTTTCATATTCTCATCCATCTTCAACTTTTCAGGTCGGAGTCTTATCTGCATGTAGTCATGCTGGATTGGTGGATAAAGGCATCGATTACTTTTATACTATGCAGAGAGATTTTGGTGTAACAGCAAAGGCAGAACACTATACTTGCATGATAGATCTTCTTGGCAGAGCTGGACGTCTAGATGATGCTCAGGCTCTTATGAAGGACATGCCATTTGAACCAGATGCAACTATGTGGGGTGCATTATTGGGTGCAAGCAGGATTCATAGGAACACTGAACTGGGAGAGAAGGCAGCAAAAAGGATCTTTGAGATGGAACCTGATAATGCTGGAATGTACGTACTTCTTTCAAATATATATGCAACATCTGGTAAATGGGCTAATGTCAATAAGATGAGAGTGATGATGCGGGAAAGGGGTGTCAAAAAGGTACCTGGTTTTAGTTGGATTGAGGCAAACAATAAAGTGCATACATTTTCTGTTGGGGACATGCTGCACCCTGAGAAGGATAAGATATATGCTTTTCTTGAGGAATTGAATATGAAAATGAAAAAGGAAGGCTATGTTTCAGCTACAGAAATGGTTTTGCATGAcgtggaagaggaagagaaagaacacATGCTCAAATATCATAGTGAAAAGCTAGCAGTTGCATTTGGTATTTTAAATGTGCCATCCGGAAGGCCAATTCGAGTAATCAAGAACCTTAGAGTATGTGAAGACTGTCACAATGCTGTTAAGTTCATATCTGTGATCGAGAATAGATTGATCATTTTGCGAGATTCTAACCGTTTTCACCATTTTAGTGGTGGCTCATGTTCATGTGGGGATTACTGGTGACATGTATAAGGTGTTTCAATGAAGACTAGAGTATTTTTGCTGGTGTTTCAACATATAAGGTGTTTCAAGAGAAAACTGTAAGAAAGTTCCTGGCTGTACATGAAAACTAGAAAATTTTCACTGGCAGGTGTTTCAATAAGCTGGAAAGACGAGTTTAACATGGACAAGTTGTTTGAAAAGGAAGGCTAAATTGTAGCATGTATAAGGGGAATAACCAGGTTTGTTACAAATTTATGTGCCCATAAATTATGGATACAGTGCCTTTTCTTTTCAACAGTAATGGCTGCACTTTCTTCTATCGGTGGAGTATGATTGCTCATACACTGAACCAACAGAACTGAGCAGCTATTATGTGATCATCAATCTTGATATCCCAGCCAAAAGGATACCTGTCAACAGAAAAAAGTTCAACATCAACCTGTTACCAATTTTGAAGATCAAAGATAGATGAAATGATCCAGAAGGATCCTCGCACGCGAACGCCATCCAGTATATGCACGACAACTGAAGGCAACATATTATATTATACTTAGAGCTGCCCATCACACTTAAATGGGATTTCAACTACAGTTTGGTAGATCCAAGAAAAAGAGAACGGTCAGTTGAATGCATAGAACTTCTAAAGCCACACTTCATAGAGATCCATCAGTGTAATAGTATTGTTGAATAATCATCAATACAAGAAATCAATGTGGAAGGATACCAGCAAGTAGGTAGTTCTTCTTTCTTCTAGATTTGGAATCCAATCCAGTGAAACATGTAAAATTTATATGCAATCTTGTGATACAGAATACATCATCTTGGATAGTTAATTATTTCTTTCATCTATAATTGTTATTTCACTTTTGTGAAACCTATAGAATTGCTTTGTAACTTTGTGAAACAGAATACATCACCTCGGAAAGATTGTTCTTTTTTTCGTCTAGAATTGCTATTAACTTTTGTGGAAACATGTAGCATTGCATAGGTCTTTCTTTCATCCTCGACATTGTGGTGATCCTGATCTCAACCGAGGTCTTTTTTCATATCAAGGAGGAGCTACTAAGAGAGCCACACTAGACgggataaaataaaaaactatagATTTCATTGAGACCAtaagcatgataccaaatattgttATGATCTTAAAGTGCAAATCAAGGGGTGAGGTCACCTTAACAAGTATTTTTGCGACAGATAAAGTAGGAGCTATCCCTATGTCTTGAGGGGTCAATTAACAGGTAGATCAACGTAATCATCGGTAGTCCCATGTTGGAACAAACGATTCATCTATTAGAAAAGGAGTAATCAAAggagtaatgatgatgatgatgcattgatcatctctatttagaTCCTTAATGAACTTATCAAAGGAGTAATGATTGATATAGGTAGTTCCACcgatataccttttttttttttatgtctatCAAAAAATGGGTTTTGACATCTTCTACTTTGACTAATATCATGGGTGACTCTATCTCCTTGGGATGACTAACTAACTTATATGTGATATTTGGCTTGTCTCGTTAAAAAAgtatcaaattaaaatttttgatggTTAATATATTTTCGGCCTACATAGCCATTACAAGAAGGTCGAATCTGATCATACTCCAAACTATAGTCTCAACTTATTGTATATTGATGAAGTTATATACTAGACCCAAAGGTGAAGAGCAACTCAAGAGAGTTTTAGTGGTGCTACTTAACCTCTACCTCTCTTCGAGAAGGTTAGCCTTATTCAACAATTGGATCTCAAGACGAATCCCAACTACACTCCTTGTATATTGAGGTAAATAAGTTGGCCGAGATCATGCTTGACTAGAATCAACCTGGCCGTCCAATAAAGATTGATTTGGTGCTACAATAAAGGCCGAGCTTATCAACTTCGTGTGGATGTATTTTCAAATTTTCGTATAGTCACTTGGAGATATGATAGGGATTGACTTGATACATTAGAAAACATAAGTTTACACTAGATCGATAAAGAGCAATGGAGGAGATAGATAAGTTGTTAGAGGCATGGTTCAAACGGTGGAGTTTAATATCCAAAATGACTTGCATGCATTACAatagttaaaaaaatataatgaaaaataGAGAATGTACTTTGGTTAAGGACTCTCTTACCTCGTATGAACTCTTGACCCTTAGGAATACTTTCTTTGGGTATAAGGAAATCAAAATATCCCAAATCGATGAACTCCAACAATATCAAAAGATCCTCTCGGATGATGGATAAAATATTCAAGATACAAATCATACATGATATGAAAGCTTGTCTGATGATAAAATATAAGGTAACCGACTCTCATATGATCGACTTAATCAAACCTTCAAATCTATAAGACAATTTTTGATGCTTTTAAACCGTATAGAGTATGCATTTATGAAAAAATAACTCGATTTTGTCATTTATTAGAGAATCGAATCAAACCATTCAGAAAATGAAACGACTGATAAAGGAAGCTTTAAAGGTAAACCGAAAGAATCACAACATTGCTCCGTTCTAATGGGCTGTGTCCTACTTAACTCATCCGAAGATCCGGATCCGCTATTGGATGTCAATCGGGTCCTATCGCACCCGAATTCGACCTGACTCATTGCCCAAACTTGATTCTGGTAAAGACCGGTCCGGATCCGCTGTTGGATTAAGATCCAGCCGTCATAAACCAATGGATCGCGAATCCCAAATCCTAAAGCGATCTAACCATCAGCACATCATCCCGAACCTTAAGACAAAAAAGCTGAGCAAAGTAGTCCTTCTTTGGTCTCCTTTCCCCTGGCGGCCGCCGTCCTGATCTGAAACCCTAGCGAAGCGGGAAAGCTGATGGGCTTCGACGTCGGCACCGTCCCCTTTAACTCCGACCGTTGGGGTCCGCCGGAGACGCCCGCCTCCCCTCTCCTCAGCAAGCACGAGGGCGCCGCTCACCCGGCCAACATTCCCTTCGCCCCCTTCTCCCGATCCGAGAAGCTCGGCCGCGTTGCGGACTGGACCCGCAGCTACAACTTTGCCGCCAATCCTTCCCGATCTGCCGGCGGCGGCCGCGACGCCGTCTTCGACTTCGCTCTCGACGAGTCCTCCGCCCTCGCCGGCGCGGCCACCGATGACTCGTGCTTCCGCCTCGTTGACGGTAAGCCCCCTCCTCGCCCCAAGTTCGGCCCTCGCTGGCGCTTCCAGCAGCGCCCGCAGCTGCCGCAGCGCCGCGACGAGGAGGTTGAGGCTCGGAAGCGCGAGGCCGAGAAGGAGCGCGCCCGCCGCGATCGCCTCTATCACCTCAACCATCGCTTCTCCTCGTCCGCCGGCGGTCACGGTCCTCGCCGGGACACCCCCGCCCCCAAGTCCTCCGTCGACATCCAGCCCGAGTGGACCATGCTGGACCAGATCCCCTTCTCCACCTTCTCTAAGCTCTCCTTTTCCGTCCCCGATCCGCCCGAGGACCTCCTCGTCTGTGGCGCCCTCGAGTTCTACGACCGCTCCTTCGACCGCGTCAATCCCAAGAACGAGCGCCGCCTTGAGCGCTTCAAGTCCCGCAACTTCTTCAAGGTCACAACCACCGACGACCCCGTCATCCGCCGTCTCGCCGCTGATGACAAGGCCACCGTCTTCGCCACCGACGTCATCCTCTCTGCTCTCATGTGCTCCCCGCGGTCCGTGTCATCCTGGGACATTGTCATCCAGCGCGTCGGCAACAAGCTCTTCTTTGACAAGCGCGAGGGGTCTCAACTAGACCTGCTCTCCGTCAACGAGACCTCGCAGGAGGCACTCCCCGATGCCAAGGAGGACATTAACTCTGCCTACTCCCTCGCCATTGAGGCCACTTACGTCAACCAGAACTTCTCGCAGCAGGTCCTTGTGCGTGATGGCAACAAGGTTACGTTTGATGAACCTAACCCCTTTGCTACTGAAGGCGAGGAGGTCGCCTCTGTTGCATACCGGTACCGCCGCTGGAAGCTCGATGAGGATACTCACCTCGTCGCACGCTGTGAGGTGCACAGTGTGACTGACGTCAAGGGGCAACGAGCCTTCATGACCCTGAACGCTCTCAATGAGTTTGATCCGAAGTACACGGGGGTAGACTGGAGGCAGAAACTTGAGACACAGAGGGGAGCAGTTCTCGCCACCGAGCTCAAGAACAACACCAACAAGCTAGCCAAGTGGACCGCTCAAGCCCTCCTTGCAGGCGCTGACCTGATGAAACTGGGTTATGTCTCTAGAGTCCATCCCCGGGACCACTTTAACCATGTTATCTTGAGTGTGATCGGCTACAAGCCAAGGGATTTTGCCGCTCAGATCAACCTCAATACGTCGAACATGTGGGGGATTGTAAAATCGATCGTAGACCTTTGCATGAAGCTAAATGAAGGGAAATATGTGCTTGTGAAGGACCCTGTCAAGCCGCAGGTAAGGATCTATGAGGTGCCGGCCGATGCATTTGAGAATGAGTATGTGGAGGAGCCACTGCCAGAGGAGGAGCAGGTGCAGCCGCCTGCAGAGGAAGATGCCACCGGCAATGCTATGGATGCAGCAGCAGAAGCAGAGGCCAATTCTGCTGCTGGAGCagcagaggaggagaaggatgtTAGCGCTTCCACTGTCTGAAGGTTACTCGTGTTCTTCATTAATATTTTTGATCTTTACTAGCAACAACATCTTCATGAGGACTAAGCTGTGCCATCTGAAGTTTTGAACTTGTGggattattttctttttgttatgCTTGAATAGTGGGTTGAGTCTTCTAAGACTGGCTTTAGCTTCTCACTGTGAGGGTAGTGCTTGGTCAAAATGCTAGCTTGCTTCATTTTTGGCAGGACATTTGCTGATATGTTTAGCTTATGTTATGTTCTGTTATTCAATATGCATGCCTTCAGTGTCTAACTGATGAGGTAGCCTGAATATTGTAAATTGATGggcttattatttttatatacataCACATCTGACAATTTTCTGCAAGATTTATCTTTTCTTAAAAGTTATGAAGATGTATGAATACAGTAAAACACATAGTTTGAGGCTTGATTTCACTTGTGAGGCATTG is a window from the Musa acuminata AAA Group cultivar baxijiao chromosome BXJ2-1, Cavendish_Baxijiao_AAA, whole genome shotgun sequence genome containing:
- the LOC135598436 gene encoding pentatricopeptide repeat-containing protein At4g02750-like — protein: MIATGLRSSLSIITLDFTRRFHAAVAASNPPSVLNPTKRRRTTKRGKNPPPLAFDPEVVRWNKAITAHMRHGRMAAAAAIFRRMPRCNTVSWNAMLSGYLSNGCFSLALRLFDAIPDPGLVSFNTMIHGYVLNRDLASARRLFDQMPVKDTVTWNTMISAYAQSGLVEEAREIFDRTPHKNAISWNGILAAYVQNGRLELARRLFDSNSDWETVSWNAMIAGYVQRRSLAEALQLFDRMPERDIVSWNTLISGYAQNGDMSVATRLFDESPSRDVFTWTAMVSGYAQNGMLEDARRVFDEMPERNSISWNAMIAAYVQCQKMDQAKELFDVMPCRNVNSWNSMITGYAQAGMVERARWIFDTMPQRDSVSWAAMIAGYSHEGSSEEALQLFIEMGRYGERINRSSFTCVLSTCADISMLECGKQVHGRLVKAGYRMGCFVGNALLAMYCKCGSIDEAYEAFEEMTEKDVVSWNTMIAGYARHGYGKEALKVFNLMRMTDTRPDDVTMVGVLSACSHAGLVDKGIDYFYTMQRDFGVTAKAEHYTCMIDLLGRAGRLDDAQALMKDMPFEPDATMWGALLGASRIHRNTELGEKAAKRIFEMEPDNAGMYVLLSNIYATSGKWANVNKMRVMMRERGVKKVPGFSWIEANNKVHTFSVGDMLHPEKDKIYAFLEELNMKMKKEGYVSATEMVLHDVEEEEKEHMLKYHSEKLAVAFGILNVPSGRPIRVIKNLRVCEDCHNAVKFISVIENRLIILRDSNRFHHFSGGSCSCGDYW
- the LOC135598438 gene encoding eukaryotic translation initiation factor 3 subunit D-like gives rise to the protein MGFDVGTVPFNSDRWGPPETPASPLLSKHEGAAHPANIPFAPFSRSEKLGRVADWTRSYNFAANPSRSAGGGRDAVFDFALDESSALAGAATDDSCFRLVDGKPPPRPKFGPRWRFQQRPQLPQRRDEEVEARKREAEKERARRDRLYHLNHRFSSSAGGHGPRRDTPAPKSSVDIQPEWTMLDQIPFSTFSKLSFSVPDPPEDLLVCGALEFYDRSFDRVNPKNERRLERFKSRNFFKVTTTDDPVIRRLAADDKATVFATDVILSALMCSPRSVSSWDIVIQRVGNKLFFDKREGSQLDLLSVNETSQEALPDAKEDINSAYSLAIEATYVNQNFSQQVLVRDGNKVTFDEPNPFATEGEEVASVAYRYRRWKLDEDTHLVARCEVHSVTDVKGQRAFMTLNALNEFDPKYTGVDWRQKLETQRGAVLATELKNNTNKLAKWTAQALLAGADLMKLGYVSRVHPRDHFNHVILSVIGYKPRDFAAQINLNTSNMWGIVKSIVDLCMKLNEGKYVLVKDPVKPQVRIYEVPADAFENEYVEEPLPEEEQVQPPAEEDATGNAMDAAAEAEANSAAGAAEEEKDVSASTV